Below is a window of Candidatus Tumulicola sp. DNA.
GTACGCGTCTTGGCGTACGCTTCGAATTCCGGGTCGACGCCCTGTGGCTGCAGGGCCTGCACAGCCATTGTTACTTGATGTTGCCGATGATCTGGTACAGCGGCAGGAAGACTGAGATGACGATGAAGCCGACGATGAAGCCCATCACCACGATCAACATGGGCTCCAGCAGCGACGTCAGCGACGCCAACATGTACTCGACCTCGGTATCGTAGAAATCGGCGATCTTGGTCAACATGCCGTCGAGGTTACCGGTCTCCTCGCCGACCGACACCATCTGGGTGACGAGCGGCGGGAACATGCCCGACAATTGCAGCGGCACGGCGATCGATTCGCCTTCGCGCACGGACTCGCGCACTTTATTGACCGTCTCAGCCACCACTTCGTTGCCCGAAGCCTTGCCGACGATCTCGAGCGCCTGCATGATCGGCACGCCTGACTGCAGCAGCGCGCCCAACGTGCGGCAGAAGCGCGAGATCGCGACCTTGCGGATCAGTTGACCGAACACGGGCAGCTTGAGCTTGAAAGCGTCGTATTGGCGCTTGCCCTTCTGCGTGGACACGTAGCGGTTGAACACGAAGTACAAGACGATCATGATCACGATCGCCGGGATGAAGACATACGGATTGCGCGCGCCGTTGGTGAAAACGATGAGGATCTTGGTCGGCACAGGCAGCTTCATCTGCATGCCTTCGAAGAGCTGCACGAAGGTCGGCAAGATGAAGATGACGAGGAACAGCACGATGAGGCTCGCCATCACCAAGATGACGGCCGGGTAGGTCATCGCCGACTTGACCTTCTTCTTCAGGTTGAAGTCTTTTTCGAGGAAGGTGGCCAGCCGGTTGAGCACGTCGTCGAGAATACCGCCGAGTTCACCAGCTCGCACCATGTTCGTGAACAGCTGGCTGAAGACTTTCGGGAATTTCGCCAGCGCGTTCGCCAAGGTCGAGCCGCCCTCGACCTCTCGGCGCACTGAGGTGATGACCGGTTTGAGTTGACTGTCCTCGGTCTGCACGCTCAAGACGTCAAGACACCGGACCATCGCGAGGCCCGCGTTGATCATCGTCGCGAACTGACGCGCGAAGACGACCAAGGCTTGCTCGTTGACGCCGCGCAGTTTTCCGAAGATGGCACCGACGTCGCTTTGCAGGACGCCGCCGGATTTCTGCGCGATGCCGGTGACGTAATAGTTCATCTCGCGGAGCTTCGCGCGCAGCATGCGCTCGTTCTCCGCTTCGATGACCCCGTTGACCGACTTGCCGCTGGCGTCTTTGGCCTGATAGGCGAAACTTGGCATTACTTATGCTACCTCAAAGTTTTGCGTTTTGTCCAACCAAGATGATGATGAGCAGTACGAGCAGCCATGCGAGTGATTGCATTGCGTTCCGACCCCCTCTTTTCCGGGGCTAAAGCCCCGGCACTACAACTAGACGCCCTCGATGAGCTTGCGCAGCTCTTCGGGGTGCATCGACGCGGCAAAAGCTTCTTCTGCCGTGACCATGTGTTTGCGTACGAGATCGCGCAGCGACATGTCGAACGTCTGCATGTGCATGCCGCGGCTGGTGACGATCGCGTTGTTGATCTGGTGAACCTTGTTCTCGCGGATCAGGTTGCGGATGGCGGGCGTGGCCACCATCACCTCGGCCGCAGGCACGCGGCCGACGCCCGACGCATGCGGCAACAGCCGCAGGCACACGACCGCCTCGATCACCGAGGCGACTTGTACGCGGATCTGCTGCTGCTGGTGCGCCGGGAAGACGTCGATGATGCGGTCGATGGTCTGCGCCGCGTCAGATGTGTGCAAGGTGGCGAACACCAAGTGACCGGTTTCCGCGATGGTCAGCGTGGTGGAGATCGTCTCCATGTCGCGCATTTCGCCGACCAGCACGACGTCCGGGTCTTCGCGCAGCGCGGCGCGCAGCGCGGTGGGAAACGTGGCCGTGTCCTGTCCGACTTCGCGCTGGTTGACGATCGACATCTTGTGGAAGTGGAGGTACTCGATCGGGTCCTCCATCGTCATGATGTGGCGCGCCATGCTCGAGTTGATGACGTCGATCATGGAGGCGAGCGCGGTCGACTTGCCCGAGCCCGTGGGCCCGGTGACCAGTACGAGACCGTGCGGGCGGGAGACCAGGTCTGCCATCACCGCCGGCAAGTTGAGGGTGGTCAGCGCGGGCACTTGTGACGGGATCGCGCGGAACACCGCGCCGATGACGCCGCGCTGCTTGAACGTGTTGATACGGAAACGGCCAAAGCCTTTGAGGCCGTGCGAGAAGTCGAGCTCGTTGGCCTTCTCGAAGCGTTCCTTTTGCGGATCGGTCAAGATGCTGTAGACGAGCCGCTTGGTGTCGTCCGGCGTGAGTTTCGGGAATTCGGTCGGGGTCAAGCGGCCGTCAATGCGCAAGATCGGCGGTAGCCCGACGCTCATGTGAAGGTCCGATGCGCCGCGCTCGATGGTCACGCGCATCAACTCGTCCATGCGCAGTCCGAGGAGGTCGCTTACATTTGCTGCCACGCTAGATATCTCGCTCTTTCCCGCTCAACTGTCAAGGGTACGTCGCCACGGCATAAGTTGCCAAGGCAAGCCCTGCCTCTTCTTCTTCTATCGGCTATTGCGCCCGTTCTTGTAGGCCTGAGGCTTTAGCCCCGGTCCTCATCGCTATGAACACCGGGACGGCGAATATGACCCCCGTCAAAGAAACGAGCGCCCACGTCGACTGGATTGCCAGCCCCTCGAGGATGTACCGCAGCGGGATGAGCGCTGCGAACCACCAGGCATACACCGCCCAGCGACCGGTCGCCGACACTGCCGGCGCCAGCCACAACAGATACCAAGGATGGACGATCGGCGAAGCCCATATGAAGCCGGTCACAGTTCGCCATAGGTGCGCGAACGACTGATCCTTGACGAAGCGGATCGCGGACCAAGCCGCGACGCAGAGAAAGCCGAACACGAGCAGGAGCTGGATCAAGCGCGGCCACGTGAGCACGCCGACCAGCGGCAAGGCCGGCACGCCGCCGAATACCGGCAAGCCCGCGGTGCCGGCCGCGAAGAACGGCCAAGACAGCAGCCAGCTCGGCGACATCGCGAGCACGTTGATGTTGCCGGACGCGGCATGCAGCGTGCTGTCGCCCAGCCAGAACGGTCTGAAGCACAAGGACGGGATGGCGATCGCGAAGAGCCCGCACAACACACCCGCGACCGCAGACTTGCGCCAGGCGATGGCGATCAGAAACGGCAGGGCGAGAACGGAGACGTACTTGATCGCCACCGACGCGCCCAGGAGCACGCCGGCGAGCAGCGGCAGCTCGTCGACGAGCGCGAATGCCCAGGCCGCCGGCGCCAGCATGAGGATCTCGTTGTGGCCGCCGACCGCCGTTTCGTACAAGACCAGCGGATGGAACGCGAAGAGCGCAGCTCTGCGGCAGCGTTCCTGAGGCGGCTCGCGACGCAAGACGTACAGCAAGGCCGCCAACACGAGTGCAGCCGCGGCGACCGCGAGCGCCCGGTACGACCAGGCTTGCCACCACAGGCTCGCGCCTGCTTCAAGTCGTGCGATCCCGCCCGCCATCAGCGTCCACAGCGGCCCATACGGGTCACCGTACGGCGGATTTTTCGTGTAGCCCGCGATTTGCGCGATGACCTGGTCGCCGGCGGCGACCGGCGCCGCCCCAAGCGCGTACGGATTCAGTCCGTGCAGGCCATACAGCCGCCCGTACATGACGTAGTAGTAGAGATCGCCGGAATGCACCGTTGAAAAGGAAGTGAGGACCGCCGCCACCGCTATAAAGGAAGCGACCACGAGAGCCGGACGGCCTGCCACGCCGAGCGCACGCGCCAATTGCCAACCGGCAAGCGCCAGACAGGCGAGCATGCCCCAAAGCGCTGCGAGCACCGGCCAGCCGGGGTAGGCCGATTGCACGAGGTGGATCGGCAGCGTGAAGGCATACGCCACGTCGTAGCTATGCGAAGGGTCGCGGAAGAACTCACTCGCCACTGCGAGCCGCTGCTCGGCCCAGCCGCCCGCGAGCGCGATGGCGATCATCGCCGCGATCCAGATCCACAGGCGCATCAACGTTTCTCTTCCAAAGCATACACGGTGACGGAATCAGCGCTGAACATCCGCCGGAGCACACCCGCGCGTTCGTCGGCCGCCAGCACACCCCAGTCGATTCCGGTGGGCGTGCGTCGCACGTACGCCGGGTGAGCGTTGACCACCATGTACGTGAAGCCTGCGTCCATAAAGTCTTGATAGCGGCGCTTGGCGGGCGCTTGCCAATCCACGTCCCAGCGCGCTTGATAAAACGGATTCGCCCAAACAGTATTCGACCCGAAGTAGTAATCGCGCACATCGTCGAGCGCGACGATCTTCGCTCCCGGCGCCTTCGCGCCAAGCCATTCGGCCGCGCCGTACGTCTCCAAGCGTGCCCGCAGGTACTGTGCACCGGTCTCGGCGTGTGCGAGGTACGCGAACGCCGGCGCCAGGCTGTTCGAAGCCTCGTTCTCGAGCGCAGCGAACCAATTCGAGGCCACGCCGAAGACGCACAAGCCGAGCAGCACGGCGCAAGCGACGTTGCGCAGCCGGGGCGCCGCGTCCACTGCGCCGGCTGCGGCGATGATCGACATCAGGCTCAAGGCCGGAAGCAGAAAGCGCCACTGTTGCGTCGTGACGAACCACACGGCGGTCAGCGCCATGCCTACGAGCGCGAGCGAGCGCGTGCGCCGCAGCAGCGCGACCGCGGCGATCGCCAAGATGCCGCCCAGACGAAGCGCGTAGCCTGGATCGCCGCAAAACGAGCGCGGATCCGCGACAAGACGCCAGGGCAGCAGGAAGGCATCGCGCAACGACGTGCCGCCGCCGCACCAGTGACGCGTCATCTCCAGATAGCGCTGCCCGAAGGCTTGCAGCTCAGGCGAAGCGCCGAAATTGGCGACGAAGAGGGGGTACAGCGGATCTCCGGCAAGCGCCCACGTGCGCGCGTACCAGCCGGCCGCCATCAGCGCGAATCCGATCCCGAAACCGCCGAGGCGCGCGCGCCACTGCGCGGGCGCTAATGCGACGGCGAAACCCGCTGCGATCGCGCCAGCCGGCAAACCCGGATACTTCGACGCCGCCGCTGCTCCCGCGAGCGCGCCGCAAAGCACGCCGAGAGAAAATCCGGACTTCGCTCGGAACGCTACATTTCTGTCGTCGTTTTTGTCGTCGCTCTTGTCGCCGGCGAACAGCGGCACGGCCAGGGCGGCGACCAGAAACAGCGCGAACGGCACGTCGATGTAAAACGTCGGCGCAAGCCACAGCCACAGCGGACTGGCGGCGAGCAGCGCTGCGGCGATCGGGCCGGAGCCCGGCGCGAGGCGTTGCGCGATAACGCCGCACAGCATCACCAGCGTGATTCCGGCGCCCAACGTCGCGAAAGCTGCTCCGGCGCTTCCCGCGATGGCGTATGCAGGCAGCGCCGCCGCTTCCGAAAGTTGCGGGAAGGCGCTTTGCACCATCTGCTGGTCGAAGCCGAAGGTTCCCCGCTCGAGCGCGCGCGCCACCAGCGGCAAGTGATAGGCGATCGGATCCCACCACACCGCGGGCAGCGCGGCGGCGACAGCCGCAGTCGTAATGGCCGCGCCGACGATCGCGTACGCGCACTTGTCGAGCGCCGTTCCGTCGCGCCAGCTCGCGCCGAGCGCCGCGAACAGGCCGGGCGTCTGAGCCATCATCCTTATATGCGCGGGAGCGCGCGCGAGCGTGAGTATCACCAGCAGCGCGATCGCAGCCAGGCTGCTCGCGAGGTGGGCCAGTCCGAGCAACGCGACCGCCGAACCGATGAGGGCGTAACCCAAAGCCGCCCCGACGAAGCGCGCGTGGCCGCCCTCGACATCGGGAAGCAGCTTGGCGATCGTCCACGAACCAAGGTCGGCGGCGAGCGCCCACAACCACGCTGCGGCGACGACGCCGCACGCGAACCTGATCCCAAAATCTCCCGCGTCCAGCCAATGCATCTAGGCGGGCTCCGAGGCAGCCCGGCGCAGCCGCGCGATCAGCACCGGCCCGAGCAAGAACGCGCAGGTGAACGCCACCTGCAGGGGCAGCGGGAAACGGTTCTGTGCCACCGTCTCGAGCGGGTAGCGCAAGAATACAAGCGCGGCGAACCACCAGGCGTAAGTCGCCCACGCGCCGCCGCCTGCCATCGCCGGTGAAAGCCACAGCACGTACCACGGGTGGATCGCGGGCTGCGTCCAGATGAGCGCCGCGATCGTGCGCCACAGAGCGCCGGCGCGGCCGCGTTGCACATACTCCCAGATCGAGACCAGCGCGATGATCGCGAACACGATCAAGAAACCGTTGCGGATCGGGTTGACGAACTCGACCAGGCCCGCCGCGTAGTAGCGATATTCGACCGTCCACATGGGCGACATCGCAAGCGCAGGCGGACCACCACCCGGCGCCGCGCTCTGCACATGAGCGGCGCTCCAAAACGGCACGAAGCATACGAGGGGCACGGCGAGCGCGAGCAGCGACGCGAGACCTGCGCGCAGCCAACCCGAATGGCGCGCCTTGAGGAAGAAAAACGGCAGCGCCACCAGGGAGGCATACTTTATGGAAATCGATGCACCGAGCAGCAGCCCGGCGTACAGCGGCATCTCCTCGACCAGCGCAAACGCCCAGATGCCGAGGGCGACCATGATGACGTCGTTATGCGCGCCGACTGCCGCTTCATAAACCACGAGTGGATTGAACGCGAACGCGCCGACGCGCGAACACCGTTCGCGCCAGCTCAGACGCCGCAGGATATGCCACAGGCCGCCGGTAGCGGCCAATGCGGCGCCCACGGCGAGGATGCGCTGCGTCCACAACTGCAACCACAGCGTCGCTCCCGATTCGAGCCGTCCGATCAGACCTGCGAGCAGCGTCCAAAGCGGGCCGTATGGATCCGCATACGGCGGGTTGCTGAGCGCGGCGAGGGAAAGCTTGAGCGCGGGGTCCGACGCCAACGACAGCGGCGTGCTCAAGACGTACGGGTTGATGCCATGCACGCCGAAGATGCGCGCGTATGCCGCGTAATAGTATATGTCGGCCGATAGCGTGAGCGGAAGGAACGTCAAAGCCACGAGCAGCGCTGTTTGGATCCCGAAGAACCTGCGCCGCGACTCAGGCGAATCGGCGAGAGCGCGCGTCAGGCGCCAGCCACACAAGCCGAGCAGCAGCGCCATCGTCCACAGCGCGGCGACCATCCACCAACCCTGCGCGGCACAGTTGATCACGGGGATCGGCAGCGCGAGACCCGCCGTGCAATCCTGCGCGCCGCTATAGCCGCGGACGACGGCTTCGGCGGACAGCATCGCTGCAGCGCCCGCTGCGGCCGCGGCAAAGATCGCGACGGTCCACAACGTGGGCACAGGCTTGGCGGCGCGTGTCGGCGCGGTCGTCAATTCGCCGGCGTCTCGAGATAGCGGGAGTAAGCTTCGAGATCCGCGGCGCCATTGCGCTGCTGCGCCTGCAGCCGCTCGCGCGAGGCGCGCGCGCGCCTGCGCAGGCGCACTCCCTCCGCCCATATGAGCGCTCGATGCAACGGCGGCAGAGCGACGCACGCGGCGCGCAGCGCGAGCAATGCGCTTCCCGACACCCGCGCGTGGTAGCGGTCGCGCAGCATGAGAGCCGCGGCGCGAGAGCCTTCAGCGTCGCCGCGCACCAGCGACTTGACGCTGATCTCCAAGAGCTTGCCGCGCACCTGCGCCAAAAGGCGCCGGCGCAGTTCGGCGCGCGCGGCCGCATCGATCCGCTCGTCGCCGGCCAGAGTCCGGATCATCTTCTCATAGCCGGGCACGACCGCGACCGTTTCGTTGACGGAGTTCGAACCGGGATGACTGACGTAGGCGGCGCACGGAGCGAATGAGACCAGCATGGGGAAGCGCGCCGCGACGCGCATAGCGTAGTCGAGGTCCGAAGCCGGACCCACTTCCCGATCCAGCACCCCGACCCGATCGATGGCCTCGCGCCGGAATACGATACCGGTCCACGTCGGGTGGCGGTTGCCGAGCATGCGCAGCGCGCCTTCGGGAGGTTCAAAGGTGCCCTCCCGAGGCCAGTATGCCAACGGCACGTACAGCAGCGCGCCGTCTTCGGCGAACTCGAGCGTAGAGCCCGCGAAGAGCAGCGCGTCGGGTTGCGACTCCAGCGCGGCGACCGCGGTCTCATAGAAGTTCGGGAAGAGCACGTCGTCGTCCGACAAGAACGAGAACAGCGGCGTGTCGACGGCCCGCATGCCGAAAAGGAAATTCTCGAACGCGCCGATATTCGCCGGATGGCGATGGTAGATCACCCGCGGGTCGGCGGCGGCGATGCGCGCGACGACCGCCTCGGTTTCGTCGCCCGACGCGTTATCGAAGACGCGGACGATGATGTGACGGTAGGTCTGCTCCAAAACGCTGCATATCGCGCGACGCAGCAGCGCCGGCCGGCGATACGTCGGGATGACGGTGGTGATGGTCGCCATCATGCGAAGAAGCTGACGACGCCGTCGATGACCCGGTCCGCGAACTCCGGCTTCATGTTCGAATGCAGCGGAAGCGTGAGGACCTCCGTCACGACCTTTTCGGTCACGGGGAGCTCAGCGCGCTTGGCGTCCGCGAAATACGCGTGCCGGTGCACGGGCACGAAGTGGATGCCCACGTCGATGGCGCGCTCCCTCAGATGGGCGATCAGCGCCTCGCGCTTGCCGCCGAGCACGCGCAGGCTATAAATGAAGGGCGAGACGTCGGTGAAATCGCTTGGCGGCACCCGCACGCCCGCGAGGGCTCCAAAGGCCTGGTTGTAAGCACGGCAAACGGCTTGCCGGCTATGGATGAATTCATCGACGCGCTTGATCTGCGAGACGCCGACGCTCGCCATGATGTTGGTGAGGTGATAGCGGTACCCGTCGCTGACTACGTCGTAATCCCAGGCCCGGCGATTCTTGTAACGTTCGGTCGTGTCGCGGTCCACGCCCAGCAGGCGGCGCCGCTGCAGACGGTCCCGTTCGTCCTCATCCCCCAGCACGACGCAGCCGCCGTCGATGGACGTGATGACCTTGACCGGATCGAAACTGAACGCGGCCAGGTCCCCGTAGCTGCCGATCTTCTTGCCTTCGATCGCCGTGCCGAAGGCGTGGCATGCATCTTCGATGACGCGCAGACCATGCTGCTCGGCCAGCCGGAACACTCCGGTCTGGTCGCACGGGATCCCCGCGAAATGCAAAGGTATGATGGCTTTCGTGCGCTTGCCGACGAGTTCGCCCGCAGATTCGCAGTCGATCCCCAGATCGTCGTCCCGAATGTCGCACATGACCACGTCGGCGCCCGTCAAGCGCACCGCTTGATGATCTGAGACGTAGTTGAACGACGGCGTTATGACTTCGTCCCCGGGGCCCACCCCGGCTGCGAGCAGCGCCAAGTGCAGCGCAGACGTGCCGGTGTTGGTGACCACGGCGTAACGTCCGTTCAGGCCCAGATACGCGGCGATCCGGTCCTCGAACTCCTTGGTCGTCGCCCCCATGCCGAGCCAACCGACATCGAGCGCGGCGTTGATGTGCTCTTTGGTGTCGGCTCCGATGTGCGGCGCGAAGACGGGAATCGTTTCGATGGCGCTTTAGTCCTTCACTCGACGCAAGTAGCCGCCGGGAGCGACCGTGATCAGCAGTCTCTCATCTATTCGAGCATCGGCTTCGAAGCGGTCGTCGGCCGCGAGAAACGCCTGCGTGGCCGTCATCGGGCTGTTCCCCCGGCCCCACGGCCGGTCGCCAAGCGCGCTCTCATCCATCCATTCCACCACGGTGTCCATCACGACGAGGTAGCTGCCTTTGGTGACGAGCGGAGCGTAGAGCCGCAGCTCCTCGGACACGTGAGCATGCGTGTGGTTCGAATCCAGCACGACCATCACCGGCGCTTTGCCCCGGGCGCGCTCTGCGACCTGCGCCGCGACGGCGGGATCGGTGGACGATCCTTCGATGAGCGCGATGCGTTTGGCAAGCGGATGCGCTTCGATAGCGGCCCGATTATGAGGCCGGATCTCGATGTCGACGCCGGCGACCATGCCGTCGCCGCCCAGCAGTTCGAGCATAGAGGCGAAGAACACCGTCAGCCCGCCGTGCGCGACGCCCGTCTCGACGATCAAGCGCGGCTTCACCTGCCAGACGATCTCCTGCAACGCGACGATGTCCTGCGGATACTGGATGACCGGCCGGCCCAACCAGGAGAAGTTATACGAGTAGCGATGCGCATTGAGCAGATCGAAGAAGCGTCGCGTCAAGCGCCGCAGCTCTTCATCCGAGGCCATGCGCGCGATGACCTCTGGATCGCGCGGCTCAGCGCTGCTCACGAGGCCGCTCCTTGATCTCGACTCGGATTTCGAATTCCCGGCCGCCGTCCTCAAAACGCACGGCCGGGTACGGTGGAAACGTCCGCGCGCGCATCAGGTTCAGCAAGTCGCGCGCATGGTACGATCGCCCCAGCTCGATGCGCGAGATCGCGTCCATCTCAGACGCGCGATGCGCGGTCGCGCGGTCGTCGTCTTGAGCGGCTCGCGGCACCGTGCCGGCGCGGATCTGCGGCCAGTGCTTGACGAAGAGGTCGACGATCGCTTTTTGCGCTTTGTCGTAAAGGCTGCGGCCGGTGTCTTCCCACGTGGTTTCGAGTCCGGACTGGAACGCGATCGCGCCTGAATCCACTCCGTCATCGAGCCAATGGATGGTCACGCCCGCCGGCGTCTCCTCGACGATGGACCAGAAATTCGGATTCTTCCCGCGATTGTACGGCAGCAGGCTCGGGTGGAGATTCAAGAATCCCAGGCGCGCGGCTGCGATCGTTTTCTTGGACAGCAGATGGGGCCACCACGCGCATATCCCGAGCTCGAGCTGGTAGCCCGAAAGTATCGCAGCCAAGCGATCGTTGTCGCCTTTGCCGATGACATGCGTGTCCTTCGCAGGCATTCCCAGCGCCTCGCTGATCTTGCCGTTCAAGCCATCCTCATCGGCGGCGTCCAGGAGCAGGCATGCCGGCCGTTCGCCGGATCGCCCAAGAAACGCCGCGACCTCGAGGCCGACCTTTCTAGCCGCCAGCAAAGCGAAGTTCACGTCAGCGCGCTTTCTGCGAGAAGCTGCGGTTCCGGGATGAGCGTGGCAAAGCGCCCGTTCCATCTCGCTATGCCGCGCATTTGCGCGGTGATCTCCGCGAGGATGTTCCACGGAAACACGACCACGACGTCGGGCTTTCGTTCAAAGATCTCTTCCGGGGCGAACACGGGCACGCGCACGCCTGGGATGAAGCGCCCCTGTTTATGGGGACTTCGATCGACGGTGTATTCGATGATATCCGTGCCGATTCCGCAATAGTTGAGGATCGTCGTCGCTTTCGCCGGCGCTCCGTAGCCTGCGAGCCGCATGCCCGTTCCCACGAGTCCTTCGACGAACGCTAGAATCCTGCCGCGCACGTCTCTCGTCCGCGCGCCAAACGCTTTGTAGACCGCTAGGGATCCCAAGCCTGCTGCGCGCTCGTGCGCCAGCAGTGACGCGACGCGCGCGGACGGCTTCGCGGCCGCGGCATGCTGCACGTGCACGCGCAGCGATCCGCCGTGCGTCGGCAATTCGTCGACGTCGCTCACCGTCAATCCGTGAGCGGCGAAGATGCGCGACGCGGTCATGAGCGAGAAATAGGAATAGTGCTCGTGGTAGATGGTGTCGAATTCCCCGCCTTCCAGCATGCGCAGCAGGTGCGGGAATTCGAGCGTGATCGTGCCGGCGGGCTTGAGGAGCGTGGCGAGTCCGGCGACGAAGTCGTTGACGTCGGGGACGTGAGCCAAGACGTTGTTGCAGACGATCAGGTCGGCGTTCGTGCCGGCCGTTCTCATCGCACCCGCTAGCGCAGTGCCGAAGAATTCCGGAAGCGTCGGGATGCCGCTCGCTACCGCTTCTGCCGCGACGTTCTTCGCCGGCTCGACGCCGAGCACGCGCACGCCGCGCTTTTGGAAACAGCGCAGCAAGTGCCCGTCGTTGCTGGCCACCTCCACCACCAGATCTGCAGGCCCGAGAGCCAGCTGCGCGGTCATCTGATCCGCATAGCGCCGCACATGCTCGAGCCAGCTGGTCGAATACGACGAGAAGTACGCATACTCGGAGAATATCTGCTCGCGGCTCACCACCTCCGGCACTTGCATGAGCCAGCACTTCGAGCAGACGTAGGCGCGCAAGGGGTAAAGCTCGTCGGCACGGTCGAGCCGGCTCCCGTCCACGAGCGCATTGGAAAGCGGCGACAGTCCGAGATCGAGCACGGCTTCGTCAAGCGCCGCGCCGCAAAACCTGCACCGGAGAGCCGTCGCGGACGCCTCCGGCCCCGTCATGGCACCGCGGCGACGCGCAGTCGCTCGATGTCGGCTTCGACCAGATCCCGCGGGTTCGCGCCGGCGCGTTGAGATTTGTGCCACTCGACGACCGAGCCCAACGCCGGCTCCAAAGGGATGTGCGCGCGCCAACCCAGCCGCTGCGCCGCCTTTGAAGAGTCCAGGCGCAACTCCGGCTCTTCCCGCAGGCCCGTTCCGCCATCATCGCTATGCTGCCAACTCGCGCCGTCACCCCAACGTTCGGCCAGAAAGTCGGCGAGCGCGCCCACCGGCCGTTCGTGATCTTCTGCCGGACCGAAGTTCCACGCCTCGGCGAATGGCGCTCCCTCTTCGCACAAGCGCTCGGCGAGCGTCAAGTAGCCCTCCAGCGGGTCGAGGACGTGCTGCCACGGGCGCACGGCTTTCGGATTTCGCACGCGCGCGGGCTTGCGGGCGATGAATGCGCTGATGACATCCGGCACCAAGCGATCGCGCGCCCAGTCGCCCCCGCCGATGACG
It encodes the following:
- a CDS encoding type II secretion system F family protein, producing the protein MPSFAYQAKDASGKSVNGVIEAENERMLRAKLREMNYYVTGIAQKSGGVLQSDVGAIFGKLRGVNEQALVVFARQFATMINAGLAMVRCLDVLSVQTEDSQLKPVITSVRREVEGGSTLANALAKFPKVFSQLFTNMVRAGELGGILDDVLNRLATFLEKDFNLKKKVKSAMTYPAVILVMASLIVLFLVIFILPTFVQLFEGMQMKLPVPTKILIVFTNGARNPYVFIPAIVIMIVLYFVFNRYVSTQKGKRQYDAFKLKLPVFGQLIRKVAISRFCRTLGALLQSGVPIMQALEIVGKASGNEVVAETVNKVRESVREGESIAVPLQLSGMFPPLVTQMVSVGEETGNLDGMLTKIADFYDTEVEYMLASLTSLLEPMLIVVMGFIVGFIVISVFLPLYQIIGNIK
- a CDS encoding type IV pilus twitching motility protein PilT, which gives rise to MAANVSDLLGLRMDELMRVTIERGASDLHMSVGLPPILRIDGRLTPTEFPKLTPDDTKRLVYSILTDPQKERFEKANELDFSHGLKGFGRFRINTFKQRGVIGAVFRAIPSQVPALTTLNLPAVMADLVSRPHGLVLVTGPTGSGKSTALASMIDVINSSMARHIMTMEDPIEYLHFHKMSIVNQREVGQDTATFPTALRAALREDPDVVLVGEMRDMETISTTLTIAETGHLVFATLHTSDAAQTIDRIIDVFPAHQQQQIRVQVASVIEAVVCLRLLPHASGVGRVPAAEVMVATPAIRNLIRENKVHQINNAIVTSRGMHMQTFDMSLRDLVRKHMVTAEEAFAASMHPEELRKLIEGV
- a CDS encoding glycosyltransferase 87 family protein, with the protein product MRLWIWIAAMIAIALAGGWAEQRLAVASEFFRDPSHSYDVAYAFTLPIHLVQSAYPGWPVLAALWGMLACLALAGWQLARALGVAGRPALVVASFIAVAAVLTSFSTVHSGDLYYYVMYGRLYGLHGLNPYALGAAPVAAGDQVIAQIAGYTKNPPYGDPYGPLWTLMAGGIARLEAGASLWWQAWSYRALAVAAAALVLAALLYVLRREPPQERCRRAALFAFHPLVLYETAVGGHNEILMLAPAAWAFALVDELPLLAGVLLGASVAIKYVSVLALPFLIAIAWRKSAVAGVLCGLFAIAIPSLCFRPFWLGDSTLHAASGNINVLAMSPSWLLSWPFFAAGTAGLPVFGGVPALPLVGVLTWPRLIQLLLVFGFLCVAAWSAIRFVKDQSFAHLWRTVTGFIWASPIVHPWYLLWLAPAVSATGRWAVYAWWFAALIPLRYILEGLAIQSTWALVSLTGVIFAVPVFIAMRTGAKASGLQERAQ
- a CDS encoding glycosyltransferase family 2 protein codes for the protein MMATITTVIPTYRRPALLRRAICSVLEQTYRHIIVRVFDNASGDETEAVVARIAAADPRVIYHRHPANIGAFENFLFGMRAVDTPLFSFLSDDDVLFPNFYETAVAALESQPDALLFAGSTLEFAEDGALLYVPLAYWPREGTFEPPEGALRMLGNRHPTWTGIVFRREAIDRVGVLDREVGPASDLDYAMRVAARFPMLVSFAPCAAYVSHPGSNSVNETVAVVPGYEKMIRTLAGDERIDAAARAELRRRLLAQVRGKLLEISVKSLVRGDAEGSRAAALMLRDRYHARVSGSALLALRAACVALPPLHRALIWAEGVRLRRRARASRERLQAQQRNGAADLEAYSRYLETPAN
- a CDS encoding DegT/DnrJ/EryC1/StrS aminotransferase family protein; amino-acid sequence: METIPVFAPHIGADTKEHINAALDVGWLGMGATTKEFEDRIAAYLGLNGRYAVVTNTGTSALHLALLAAGVGPGDEVITPSFNYVSDHQAVRLTGADVVMCDIRDDDLGIDCESAGELVGKRTKAIIPLHFAGIPCDQTGVFRLAEQHGLRVIEDACHAFGTAIEGKKIGSYGDLAAFSFDPVKVITSIDGGCVVLGDEDERDRLQRRRLLGVDRDTTERYKNRRAWDYDVVSDGYRYHLTNIMASVGVSQIKRVDEFIHSRQAVCRAYNQAFGALAGVRVPPSDFTDVSPFIYSLRVLGGKREALIAHLRERAIDVGIHFVPVHRHAYFADAKRAELPVTEKVVTEVLTLPLHSNMKPEFADRVIDGVVSFFA
- a CDS encoding cephalosporin hydroxylase family protein, whose protein sequence is MSSAEPRDPEVIARMASDEELRRLTRRFFDLLNAHRYSYNFSWLGRPVIQYPQDIVALQEIVWQVKPRLIVETGVAHGGLTVFFASMLELLGGDGMVAGVDIEIRPHNRAAIEAHPLAKRIALIEGSSTDPAVAAQVAERARGKAPVMVVLDSNHTHAHVSEELRLYAPLVTKGSYLVVMDTVVEWMDESALGDRPWGRGNSPMTATQAFLAADDRFEADARIDERLLITVAPGGYLRRVKD
- a CDS encoding formyltransferase family protein, with protein sequence MNFALLAARKVGLEVAAFLGRSGERPACLLLDAADEDGLNGKISEALGMPAKDTHVIGKGDNDRLAAILSGYQLELGICAWWPHLLSKKTIAAARLGFLNLHPSLLPYNRGKNPNFWSIVEETPAGVTIHWLDDGVDSGAIAFQSGLETTWEDTGRSLYDKAQKAIVDLFVKHWPQIRAGTVPRAAQDDDRATAHRASEMDAISRIELGRSYHARDLLNLMRARTFPPYPAVRFEDGGREFEIRVEIKERPREQR